A region of Reichenbachiella carrageenanivorans DNA encodes the following proteins:
- the smpB gene encoding SsrA-binding protein SmpB → MSKGRFSNQVNIRNKKASFEFEFIDKYVAGLVLKGTEIKSIKEGKASLQEAYCYISRGEMFIKGMHIAVYEQGTFNNHEPLRERKLLLNRTELDKIDTKSQEKGLTLIPLRLFINDKGYAKLELALAKGKKIHDKRDSIKEKDVKRELERNQY, encoded by the coding sequence ATGAGCAAGGGGAGGTTTTCAAATCAAGTAAACATAAGAAATAAAAAAGCGAGTTTTGAATTCGAATTTATAGATAAATATGTAGCAGGTCTGGTACTGAAAGGTACCGAGATCAAGTCTATAAAAGAAGGAAAAGCGAGTTTGCAGGAAGCGTATTGCTATATTTCAAGAGGAGAAATGTTTATCAAAGGCATGCACATTGCTGTGTATGAGCAAGGGACCTTTAATAACCATGAACCACTACGAGAAAGAAAACTTTTGCTAAACAGAACCGAGTTAGATAAGATCGACACCAAGAGTCAGGAAAAAGGGCTTACGTTGATCCCTCTCAGACTTTTTATCAATGATAAGGGATATGCCAAATTAGAATTGGCGCTAGCTAAAGGAAAGAAAATCCATGACAAAAGAGACAGCATCAAAGAGAAAGATGTAAAAAGAGAGCTAGAACGAAATCAATATTGA
- the tsaD gene encoding tRNA (adenosine(37)-N6)-threonylcarbamoyltransferase complex transferase subunit TsaD, which produces MKNVILAIESSCDETSASICIDGKVMNNVIATQEIHSKYGGVVPELASRAHQQAIGPVVKEAMATAHVEMSDLTAIAFTQGPGLLGALLVGGAFAKSMSLALGIPLIGVHHMKAHILAHFIEKPKPKFPFLCLTVSGGHTQIVRVDDYLDMTVLGQTTDDAVGEAFDKCAKLMGLPYPGGPLVDKLAKEGNENAFTFNETSMPGLDYSFSGIKTGFMNFLNKEKMKNANFVEEHKQDLCASIQRHLIDMLLSKLAMAVKQEGVSQVAIAGGVSANSGLRTKLEQLAVEKGWEVFIPQFQYCTDNAGMIGMTAHYQWLAGDTAQLTASPMPRMKF; this is translated from the coding sequence GTGAAAAATGTTATTCTGGCTATAGAGTCTTCATGTGATGAAACCTCCGCCTCCATTTGCATAGATGGCAAGGTGATGAACAATGTAATAGCTACTCAAGAAATTCATAGTAAGTATGGAGGAGTAGTGCCTGAATTGGCTTCCAGAGCTCACCAGCAGGCCATTGGCCCTGTGGTGAAAGAAGCCATGGCAACTGCTCATGTCGAAATGTCGGATCTTACCGCCATTGCTTTTACGCAAGGCCCTGGTTTATTAGGGGCGTTGTTGGTAGGAGGGGCTTTCGCCAAATCAATGTCCCTTGCGCTCGGAATTCCTTTGATCGGGGTACATCATATGAAAGCACATATATTGGCACATTTCATAGAAAAACCTAAACCGAAGTTTCCGTTTTTGTGCCTAACGGTGAGTGGTGGGCATACGCAGATTGTCAGGGTAGATGACTATCTGGATATGACAGTATTGGGACAAACTACAGACGATGCTGTAGGAGAAGCTTTCGACAAATGTGCTAAACTTATGGGACTCCCATATCCAGGAGGACCACTAGTAGATAAGCTAGCCAAGGAAGGGAATGAAAATGCTTTTACCTTCAATGAAACATCGATGCCTGGATTAGACTATTCGTTTAGTGGAATCAAGACTGGTTTTATGAATTTTCTGAATAAAGAGAAGATGAAAAATGCCAATTTTGTAGAAGAGCATAAACAAGATCTGTGTGCCAGCATCCAACGCCATTTGATTGATATGCTACTGAGCAAATTGGCAATGGCAGTAAAACAAGAAGGGGTGTCGCAGGTAGCTATAGCAGGCGGCGTATCTGCCAATAGTGGACTGCGTACCAAACTAGAGCAGCTGGCGGTAGAAAAAGGGTGGGAGGTTTTTATACCCCAGTTTCAATACTGTACAGACAATGCAGGTATGATAGGGATGACGGCACACTACCAGTGGCTAGCAGGAGACACTGCCCAGCTGACGGCATCGCCCATGCCGCGAATGAAATTTTAA